The Planktothrix tepida PCC 9214 genome includes the window GGCGCCAATTTCGCTGACAACGTGCTTCTTGAGTTCCTTGGCTAACTCATCGGAGGCTTCTTTCCCTTCCTCCAAAGTGACAAACGCCACAATATCCTCACCTTTAATTTCATCGGGTTTCCCAACCACCGCCGCCTCAGCCACCGCCGGATGGGACACTAACGCTGACTCAATTTCCATCGTCCCTAAACGGTGTCCCGACACATTGATCACATCATCCACCCGACCCATGACCCAGAAATAACCATCTCGGTCTTGATGGGCTCCATCCCCTGCAAAATAAAGGTTTCCGCCATCTTTCGGTTTCAAATATTCCCAATAGGTGCGGCGGAAGCGATCGGGATCACCATACACCGTCCGCATCATTCCGGGCCAGGGATAACGCACCACCAAATACCCGCCACTTTCATCCGTTACGGGATTTCCTTCCGTATCCACAATATCCGCTAAAATGCCAGGGAAGGGTAAGGTTGCTGAACCGGGTTTCGTGGGGGTTGCTCCGGGTAACGGTGTAATCATAAACCCACCCGTTTCGGTTTGCCACCAAGTATCCACAATGGGGCAATTGCCGTTTCCAATCACGCGATGATACCACATCCAAGCTTCCGGGTTAATGGGTTCTCCAACGGTTCCTAACAGGCGCAGAGACGATAAATTACGGGACTTGGGATGATGTTCTCCCATCTTCATAAACGCCCGAATAGCGGTTGGTGCGGTATAGAAAATCGTCACCCCGTATTTTTCCACCACATCCCAAAAACACCCAGGGTTAGAACTACGCGGAGCCCCTTCATACATTACCGTTGTCGCCCCATTGGATAACGGCCCATAAACAATATAACTATGTCCGGTGATCCAACCGACATCGGCGGTACACCAATAAACATCGGTATCCTGTAAGTCAAAGGCCCATTTATTCGTAATGTGGGTGTAGAGGTTATACCCGCCTGTAGTGTGGACAACGCCCTTGGGTTTTCCGGTCGTCCCACTGGTGTAGAGGATGAACAGCATATCCTCACTATCCATCGGTTCGGCGGGACAGTCGGCGGATACTCCCTGTCTGAGATCATGCCACCAATGATCTCGTCCCGGTTCCATATTAATTTTTTGGGCGGTTCTCTGCACCACTAAAACGTTCTCAACGTTCTTCGCCCCTGCGTCAATGGCTTTATCCACTTGTTCTTTGAGGGGGACAATGGCATCTTTTCGCCAGCCTCCA containing:
- the acs gene encoding acetate--CoA ligase, translating into MSQPTIESILQENRLFAPTPEFSQNAHIKSLEEYKQLYEKAKANPEAFWAELAETELHWFQKWDQVLDWQPPFAKWFVNGKINISYNCLDRHLTTWRKNKAALIWEGEPGDSRTLTYLQLHREVCQMANVLKQLGVQKGDRIGIYMPMIPEAAIAMLACARIGAPHTVVFGGFSAEALKDRLVDAEAKLVITADGGWRKDAIVPLKEQVDKAIDAGAKNVENVLVVQRTAQKINMEPGRDHWWHDLRQGVSADCPAEPMDSEDMLFILYTSGTTGKPKGVVHTTGGYNLYTHITNKWAFDLQDTDVYWCTADVGWITGHSYIVYGPLSNGATTVMYEGAPRSSNPGCFWDVVEKYGVTIFYTAPTAIRAFMKMGEHHPKSRNLSSLRLLGTVGEPINPEAWMWYHRVIGNGNCPIVDTWWQTETGGFMITPLPGATPTKPGSATLPFPGILADIVDTEGNPVTDESGGYLVVRYPWPGMMRTVYGDPDRFRRTYWEYLKPKDGGNLYFAGDGAHQDRDGYFWVMGRVDDVINVSGHRLGTMEIESALVSHPAVAEAAVVGKPDEIKGEDIVAFVTLEEGKEASDELAKELKKHVVSEIGALARPGEIRFTDDLPKTRSGKIMRRLLRSLASGQEITGDTSTLQDRSVLEKLRGGA